A window of the Bacillus sp. A301a_S52 genome harbors these coding sequences:
- a CDS encoding RICIN domain-containing protein, whose protein sequence is MRKVGLAVKILLVMMLVFPALLSSNQAYAWTDMPMSKLHVDGNQLVNSDGQPVVLSGWHQPSGSYWTYQSSNYYLDRNGGNRHAANLEYLKDISDTFTDTSPKYGNDHGWYMNQVRLFIDREDMGDVAAGTYNFEGLQKVTENVIIPYVEYAKTKGLYVTLGLDFTILDDKATTQSNLDKFNEIWEYLASHPSLKSADHVMFEIVNEPVLSYANGKWGGHPSDPDFEAHWDALVDFQNSIISTIRNQGADNVIWAAGLGWDQYYQLCASNPLTDPLNNTGYAVHWYPGYGANDDYSTLQQQWDTNIKPCADHYPINITETTWYKWLPGDPEYWRLFDGTNEGFGKNTKAIFTDAGNVSIAVHMNGFILEPGPRSSFADPTAGLKYDGDAERDGMARFLFDWYYERAQLYPWNGVWNGVHSGSTYKLQNRASGKMIDVPGGENTSHLQLQQWADNGATAQQWVLDDMGEYTNYYRLQSVSSSDNKVMDVRNGTSNNGEAIQLMTDFQNSAQQFRLIKLSNGYWSILNVNSNKAVEVANSSSADGALIQQNMYRGDLHQQWDLIRVD, encoded by the coding sequence ATGAGAAAAGTTGGTTTGGCAGTCAAGATCCTGTTAGTGATGATGTTGGTGTTCCCTGCTTTGCTAAGCAGTAACCAAGCATATGCTTGGACGGATATGCCAATGAGTAAGCTTCATGTGGATGGCAATCAATTAGTGAACAGTGATGGACAACCAGTTGTATTAAGTGGTTGGCATCAGCCTTCAGGTTCTTATTGGACCTACCAAAGCAGTAATTACTATTTGGATAGAAATGGCGGTAATCGGCACGCGGCAAATTTAGAGTACTTGAAAGATATTAGTGATACTTTCACGGACACATCTCCTAAATATGGAAATGATCATGGATGGTATATGAATCAAGTGCGGTTGTTCATCGACCGAGAAGATATGGGGGATGTGGCAGCCGGGACATACAATTTTGAAGGGTTACAAAAAGTGACTGAAAATGTGATTATTCCATATGTTGAATATGCAAAGACAAAAGGGTTATATGTTACACTCGGCCTTGATTTCACGATTCTTGATGATAAGGCGACAACGCAATCAAACCTTGATAAGTTTAATGAAATTTGGGAATATCTTGCCTCACACCCATCCTTAAAAAGTGCAGACCATGTTATGTTTGAAATTGTTAATGAACCAGTTCTTTCATATGCAAATGGGAAATGGGGTGGGCATCCGTCAGATCCAGATTTTGAAGCTCACTGGGATGCTCTCGTAGATTTCCAAAACTCTATTATTTCTACAATTCGAAACCAAGGTGCAGATAACGTTATTTGGGCTGCTGGACTTGGTTGGGATCAATACTATCAATTATGTGCTTCCAACCCACTGACAGATCCACTAAATAATACTGGCTATGCTGTTCATTGGTACCCTGGGTATGGTGCTAATGATGATTACTCAACTTTACAACAACAATGGGATACAAATATTAAACCATGCGCAGATCACTACCCTATTAATATAACGGAGACTACATGGTATAAATGGTTACCAGGAGACCCTGAATATTGGCGCTTATTCGATGGAACGAATGAAGGATTCGGGAAGAATACAAAAGCTATTTTTACAGATGCAGGAAATGTCAGTATCGCTGTTCATATGAATGGTTTCATACTGGAACCTGGTCCGAGAAGCTCATTTGCAGATCCGACTGCCGGCCTAAAATACGACGGTGATGCGGAACGTGATGGTATGGCACGTTTTCTCTTTGATTGGTATTACGAACGCGCACAGCTCTATCCTTGGAATGGGGTATGGAATGGCGTCCATTCTGGCTCCACCTATAAACTACAAAATCGTGCATCGGGGAAAATGATTGACGTACCTGGAGGAGAAAATACTAGCCACCTTCAGCTCCAACAGTGGGCCGATAATGGGGCTACAGCACAACAATGGGTCCTGGATGACATGGGTGAATATACTAATTATTACAGGCTACAAAGTGTTAGCTCGTCTGATAACAAAGTGATGGATGTACGTAATGGCACAAGTAATAATGGAGAAGCGATTCAGTTAATGACTGATTTTCAAAATAGTGCCCAACAGTTTAGATTAATCAAGCTCAGCAATGGTTACTGGAGTATTCTTAATGTGAACAGTAATAAGGCAGTGGAGGTTGCTAACTCCTCTTCAGCAGACGGCGCCCTTATCCAGCAAAATATGTACCGTGGGGATTTACACCAGCAATGGGATTTGATTAGAGTTGATTAA
- a CDS encoding NETI motif-containing protein — translation MAEKKKKFYVEENETINDCLKRMNVEGYMPVRRMEEPVLKEVKHGGKTDVEVSHQRIVFEGKLMD, via the coding sequence TTGGCTGAGAAAAAAAAGAAATTTTACGTTGAAGAAAATGAAACGATTAATGACTGTTTAAAGAGAATGAATGTTGAAGGGTATATGCCAGTTCGCCGTATGGAAGAGCCAGTATTGAAAGAAGTAAAGCATGGGGGAAAAACGGATGTGGAAGTGTCCCATCAAAGGATTGTATTTGAAGGCAAATTAATGGACTAA
- a CDS encoding ABC transporter permease, translating into MNIMIRRLKSEWSYHYSVWKSAVDWVIWLYILIPALIVFGYQYYALWTGVADWPNHYPLTFTWFIFFIVSLKGTTRLFIRDADVLFLRQHPSYLRAIMKGGIIYSFIGNTLTILVIAGVFLPIWLIYDDVSYDRIATFLLFVTVFRMIYHLAKQWVSLTYSGWTLFFVNMLLTIISLAIFNGALFSSSVIRFVIVLILIMSLYALVKWRLNATWHFFDDCVREQGEKLKLSAIFIAVQGYKMPKRFKSHKKPRILFPDSDAIYSARTPSHVMGETTIKFMLRNKSKLFTAIQLTIVFMFAAALAPFWIKWLLLPICTFSLIHFVRSSWTDLTTHTFFKLYRFEKNTDTDLAIKRAIAWMSLPSVFSIGFMTGWAAFSPLLGLLVALVTVTFAYFFLIKELLV; encoded by the coding sequence ATGAATATTATGATAAGGCGATTAAAAAGTGAGTGGTCCTATCATTATTCTGTATGGAAATCAGCAGTAGATTGGGTCATTTGGCTCTATATTCTCATTCCTGCTCTTATTGTATTCGGCTATCAGTACTACGCTTTATGGACTGGTGTAGCTGATTGGCCAAATCATTATCCACTCACGTTTACGTGGTTTATTTTCTTTATAGTTAGTTTAAAAGGAACAACACGATTATTTATCCGGGACGCAGATGTGCTTTTTTTACGTCAACACCCTTCATACCTCCGGGCTATTATGAAGGGAGGTATCATTTATTCTTTTATTGGAAACACACTGACCATTTTAGTTATTGCGGGTGTCTTTTTACCTATATGGCTTATTTATGATGATGTGTCATATGACCGTATCGCCACGTTTCTTCTCTTTGTCACTGTATTTCGTATGATCTACCACCTTGCAAAACAATGGGTGTCTTTAACATATAGCGGTTGGACGTTGTTTTTCGTTAATATGCTCCTGACGATCATCAGTTTAGCTATATTTAATGGCGCTTTATTTTCTAGTTCAGTCATAAGATTCGTTATTGTTCTCATTCTTATCATGAGCCTCTATGCTCTTGTAAAATGGCGATTAAATGCCACGTGGCACTTTTTTGATGATTGTGTAAGAGAGCAAGGTGAAAAATTAAAACTATCTGCTATCTTTATTGCTGTGCAAGGTTATAAAATGCCAAAGCGGTTTAAAAGTCACAAAAAGCCACGCATTTTATTCCCGGATTCAGACGCGATTTATTCAGCTCGTACACCAAGTCATGTAATGGGTGAAACTACGATTAAGTTTATGTTGCGAAACAAATCGAAGTTATTTACAGCCATCCAATTAACCATTGTCTTTATGTTTGCAGCTGCATTAGCTCCGTTTTGGATCAAATGGTTATTATTACCTATATGTACATTCTCTCTTATCCATTTTGTCCGTTCAAGCTGGACTGATTTAACTACCCATACATTTTTTAAATTATACCGGTTTGAAAAAAACACTGACACAGACCTAGCCATCAAACGTGCAATCGCTTGGATGAGCCTGCCATCAGTCTTTTCTATCGGCTTTATGACTGGCTGGGCAGCATTTTCTCCTTTGCTTGGCCTCTTGGTCGCTTTAGTAACGGTTACCTTTGCTTATTTCTTTTTAATAAAAGAATTGTTAGTGTAA
- a CDS encoding ABC transporter ATP-binding protein: MEALNVEIKKAGYSQHNVIIHDIHFNVNAGELVGLIGPNGAGKSTIIKSILDLLPHVIGSVSRPEKHRYAYIPEHPVYYEELTLWEHIELAKAINGIEDSDYYQQAEELLTLFRLKENKHHFPTSFSKGMQQKLMIIIAILIKPELYIVDEPFIGLDPKAIKDLLMIFEKERKRGAAILMSTHVLDTAERICDRFLLINHGKMISHGTLEDVRKQSGVEGSLLDCFYELMEITS; this comes from the coding sequence ATGGAAGCACTAAATGTGGAAATCAAAAAAGCAGGCTATAGCCAGCATAACGTCATTATTCACGACATCCATTTTAACGTTAACGCTGGTGAACTCGTCGGGCTTATCGGACCAAATGGTGCTGGGAAAAGTACCATCATTAAGTCAATTCTCGATCTGCTCCCTCATGTCATAGGTTCCGTTTCTCGACCTGAAAAGCACCGTTATGCTTATATTCCTGAACACCCTGTCTATTATGAGGAATTGACACTGTGGGAACACATTGAACTGGCGAAAGCAATAAACGGCATTGAGGATAGCGATTATTATCAACAAGCAGAAGAACTACTCACACTTTTTCGCCTTAAAGAAAATAAACATCACTTCCCTACATCATTTTCTAAAGGTATGCAGCAAAAACTCATGATTATCATTGCTATTTTAATTAAGCCTGAATTATATATCGTTGATGAGCCTTTTATCGGGCTTGATCCTAAGGCGATAAAAGATTTATTAATGATCTTTGAGAAGGAGCGTAAACGGGGGGCTGCCATTCTAATGTCCACCCATGTCCTTGATACAGCCGAACGCATTTGTGACCGATTTCTCCTTATTAATCATGGGAAAATGATCTCACATGGCACACTCGAAGATGTTCGTAAGCAAAGTGGTGTGGAAGGTTCACTGTTAGACTGCTTCTATGAATTGATGGAGATAACGTCATGA